The Deltaproteobacteria bacterium genomic interval CGACGGCCGAGCGAAGCCCCTCGTCCATCGCGGTCAGGTGCTCCACCATGCGGCTCTGGTGGACCTGGGCGCGGCGGGCGAACATGGTGGCCGAGAAGGAGACGCCGATCGACCCCCCGAGGTTCCGCAGCAGGTTGTAGATCGAGGTGGCGTTCCCCATCTGCGGCTTCGGGATCGAGGAGAGGGTGAGCGTCGTCAATGGGATGAAAAGGAGCCCCATCCCGATCCCGAGGTAGATCCGGGGCCAGAGCAGGGCGTTGAAGTCGGCGGTCAGGGAGAAGTTCGACATCGTCCAGGTGGAGAGGGCGCACACCGCGACCCCGAGGAAGAGCGGGTACCTCGGGTCGTGCCGCCCGATGAATCTCCCCACCAGCGGCATCGTGACGAGCGTGGCGATCCCGCCGGGAGAGAGGACCAGCCCGGCGAGCGTCGCGGTGTACCCGAGCAGCAGCTGGGCGTAGAGGGGGAGCAGGACGATGCTCCCGAGCAGGTTGAAGAAGGCGACGAACATCACGACGTTGCCAGTGGTGAACGAGATGTTTTTGAACGCCCGCAGGTCGACGACCGGGTGCTCCGCGACGAACAGCTCCACGATCACGAAGAGGAGAAGCGCGAGCGCCGCGACGGCCGACAGGGCGAGGATGAAGTCGGAGTGGAACCAGTCCTCCCGCTGCCCCTTGTCCACCACGATCTGGAGCGCTCCCACCCAGACGGTGAGAAGGGCGATCCCCCAGACGTCCACCTTCACCCCGCCGTGCCGTTTCATGTACGGCGGGTCGTGGATGAACATCGAGACCATGAAGACGGCGAACAGCCCGATCGGGATGTTGACGTAGAAGATCCACCGCCACGAGAGGGTGTCCGTGATGTACCCGCCCATCAGGGGTCCGGCGATCGGGCCGAACATGATGCCGATCCCGAAGATGGCCATCGCCATCCCGTGCTCCTTCGGCGGGAACGTTTCGAGCAGGATCGCCTGGGAGAGCGGCTGGAGCGCGCCGCCGCCGATTCCCTGCAGGACGCGGAAGAAGACGAGCATCCCGAGGCTCGTGGCGGAGCCGCACAGCAGGGAGGCGAAGGTGAACAGGAGGACGGAGAAGGTGAGGTACCGCTTTCGCCCGAAGGTGCGGGCGAGCCACCCCGTCATCGGGATGACGACGGCGTTGGAGACGAGGTAGGACGTGAGCACCCACGCCGACTCGTCGATCCCGGACGAAAGGGATCCGCGGATGTGGTCGAGGGCGACGTTTGCGACGCTCGTGTCGATGATCTCGATCAGCGTCGGCAGCATCACCGTGATCGCGACGATCCACTTGCTCGCGCCGATCGCGCCAACCGCGTTCCCGAACCGCCCCCCCTCCCCGTTCATCGTCCCTCGAATGCGGTCGGATTCATGAATTGGAGCACTTAGCGGACGAGGATCGTGGGGACGACGGACATTCCGATCCGCAAGATGTGGCCCGGATCCTCGCCTCGCGAAAGGGCGATCTTCACCGGGACGCGCTGCACGACCTTCACGTAGTTCCCCGAGGCGTTCTCCGGCGGAAAGAGGGCGAAGGCGGAGCCGGTCCCCGCCATGATGCTGTCGACCGTTCCCCTGAATTTCCTTCCCTTGTAGGTGTCTATGCGGATCTCCACTTCCTGTCCCGGGCGGATCCGCTCGATGTCCGTTTCCTTGAAGTTCGCCATCACCCACACGTTGTCCAGGGCCGCGACGGCCAGGAGCGACTGGCCGGGGGAGACCACCTGCCCCGCTTCCACGCCCTTCCGGGTGACGTACCCGTCCGCCGGGGAGAGAACCTCGGTGTACCGCCGCAGCAACCTCGCTTCCGAAAGCGCGGACTCCCGCTGCCGTACCTGCGCCTCCTGCTGCCGGATGCGGGCTTCGCGCTGGGTCGCCACGGATTGCCGCTGGGAGATGACCGCCTCGCGCTGGGCGATCAGCGCCTTCTGGGTCGGGATCGCCGCCTCCGCGAGCCGCAGTTCCTCCTTCGCCACGTCGTCCTGCGCCTTCGCGACCTCCGAGTCGGTCTGGGCCTTCTCGACCGCCTCGCGGCTGATCACCTGCCGGTCGAAGAGCTGCTTCATCCGCGCGGCGTCCCGGGACGCCTGGGACCTCCGCGCCGCGGTGAGGGAGGTCCTGGCGCGCGCCGCCTCGATGCCGGCCGAAAGCTGCGCGAGCTGCGCCTTCGCCCCTTCCATGTCCTTGATCGCGGCCGTCACGTCCGCCCGGGCGGCGACGAGGTCTGCCCGGGCGGCGGCCACATCCCCCACTCCGGCGGTGACGGCGGAAGCGGCCCCGGACTCCCGCACGGCGAACGGCTCCGGGTCGATCCGGAGGAGGGGATCCCCCGCCCTGACGGGCTGGTTGTCCCGAACCCGGACCTCGGCCACCGTCCCCTGGACGCGCGCGGAGATCAGGTGGATCCTCCCGTCGATATAGGCGTCGTCGGTGCTCACGTGGGTCTGCCGGTACCGCCAGTAGGCGAAGCCGGAGATCACCGTCGCGGCGAGGACGAGGAGAAACAGGCCGATCGCCTTCCGCTTCCTCCCCCCGTTCTTCGGTACTACTGCTTCCGCGCCGTTCTCCGCCATGGCTTTTACCGTCCGACCGCGCGCAGGAGCGTCGCGACGGACACGCTGTAGTCGTACTGCGCGTCGATGGTGGCGGTGTCGGCCTGGGTCATCTGGACCTGCGCGTCGATCATCTCGATGATGCTGCCGACGCCCACCTCGTAGCGGGCGGTGGCGAGGCGAAGGTTCTCGTCCGACGCCTCCCGCTCCTTCTTCCGCGCCCCGATCCGCTCCGACGCCTCGCTCACGCCGTAGGCGGCCTGCTCCACTTGAAGGAGGACGCGACGCCGCACATCCGTCAGCTCATGACGGACGGAAGAGAGCGACGCCTCCGCCTCCTTCACCTGCTCCCGGGTCAGGAACCCCGAGAAGAGGGGGACGCTGAGCGTCACGCCGACGGTGTAGTTCTGGTCCAGGGGCGCCTCGTCCCCGCCGTATCCGAATCCCGCGGCGCCCGCCAGCACTGGAAAGTATCCCCCCCGCGCGAAGCGGACCGCCTGGGCGGCGGCGCGCTCGCGTTCCCGGAGCGCCTTGAGCTCGGGCCGGTTCCTCTCGGCTTCCGCGATCCAGTCCGGGACGGTTCCCGGGATCGTTTCGGCGGCCAGCGAGTCGGAAAGGAGGAAGTTCGCCGGCCCCTCCACGCCCATCCGGTTGAGGAGGGTGATCCGCGCCACCCGCACGTCGTTCTCCGCCTGGCTCAGCTGGGCGCGAGCGTCGTACAGGTTCGCCTCGGTGCGCGCCACCTCGATCTTCGCGCGGATCCCGGCCTCGAAGAACGCCTCGGCCTGCTTGAGGAGCGACTCCCGCTGCCGGAGTGTTTCCCTTTTGACCTCGAGATTGCGCCCGGCCCGCAGGACGTTGAAGTAGCCGACTTTCGCCGCGTAGGCGACATCTTCCCTGACGGTCACGCCGGTCTCCCGCGTGGCGGAGAGCAGCGCGTCCGACCGGTTCACCGAGGCGCTCGTGCGGCCGAAGTCGGTAAGCAGCACGGAGAGGTCCCCCCGCAGGAACTCGTTCGGCGCGGTCAGGCTCTTTTCCGACTGGACGGAGAACGATCGTGTGCGGGAGTACCCGGTGGAAAGGATCACCGAGGGGTACCAAGGGGACTCCGCCTGCCCCTTGCGGGCCGCCGCCGCCGCCGTCTCGGCGTCGGACTGACGGACGAGCGGGTGGTTTCTCAAGGCGATGTCGGCGACCTGGTCGATGGTCCACGTGACCGATGCCGGTGCGGTCCCGGCGGGGGGGACGGCCGTGTTGTCCGCCGCCAACGCTCCGGAGACGATGGCCGACAGGGTGATCAGGGCGGCGACAGGCGGGATCCAGGCGCGTCGTTTCACAATGGCCTCCCGGGAGGATTACCGAGTGAGTACTCAGTCAGTATCGTGGCATCGTAGGGGAACCGTAGCGGCGCTGTCAAGGAGTGAAGGGATTTCCGGTTCCGGACACCGAGGTCTCGATGCTCAGCAGCTTCGGCCCCTGCTTGATCCGGAACCCGCCGTCCACCGTCTCCCAGATCCAGCCGGAGTAGCCGTAGCCTCCCACCGCCTTGACCACGAAGGCCCCTTTCCACGAATCGGTCCTCGTCCGGTTGAGCGCGACCGTGCCGAACTTCCCGAAGGTGTAGGCCGGCACCGGGTGGCAGTACGGCTCGCCCGCGAGCTCCCCGGCCGCCTCTTCCGCCTCCTTTCCCCCGAAGAGGGCGGCCCGCAGCCCGTACTTGTGGTCCTTCGCGCGCCGGACGACTTCCTCCTTCATGTCGAAGGGCGTGGTGAAGGCCACGGGGCCGAAGACCTCCTCGCGCATGCCGGACATGACGTCCGTTGCGTCCCGCACGACGGTGGGGTGGATCAGGTTCCCCTCGATCTTTCCGCCGTAGGCAACCTTCGCCCCCATCGCCACCGCCTCCTTGAGCTGCTCCCGGATCCGGGAGACGGCCAGACGGCTCGCCACCGGCGAGATCTCCGTCCGCGGGTCTTCCGGGGGGCCGACCACGAGCTTGGCGGTCCGTTCAACGAACCGTTCCAGGAATTCCCCGTAGATCGAGCGGTGGATGAAGATCCGCTTCGGAGCGGTGCAGGTCTGGCCGGAATACATGAACTTCGCCGTGACGAGGTCGGAGAGGGCGAGATCGAGGTCGGCATCTGGGAAGACGATGAACGGATCCTGCCCCGCCCCCTCGAAGACCATCTTTTTCCCCGACTCCCGGAAGGCCGACTCGTAAGCGAGGAAATTGACGTCCGACCCGAAGACGACCACCGCGGAGACGGCGGGGTCCTTGAGCGCCTCTTCCAGGACCTTCTTCCCGCTTTCCCGTGAAAAGCGGACGTCGTCGCCGAAGATCGGACGGTAGATCGACTCCGTGAGCCGGGAGAGGGAGGATCCCTTCGAGGAGAACTTCACGCTCACGCGGTTTCCCACCATGTAGATCGAGGTGATCGCGGTGTTGAGCCAGGCGCTACCATTATAGGAGAGCATGAGGGCGACGGTCGATCCTTCCCCACCCAGGGGCCTCCTGCCCTCGAGCAGGGGCTTGGCCTCGGCGTACATCTTCAGGCGGTTGAGGGAGGTGTCCACCTCCAGTGCGGTGTCCCTTCTGGTGAACTGGATGTCCTTGACCGCCCGCCGGATGAACTCTTCCCTGTGCGCCCGGATGCTCTCGCCAAGGTCGAGGATCTTCCTGTACCGTTCGTCGTACGGTGTCAATGTGTCCTCCCTTCGCTTCGCGCCGCCGTGAGGACCGTTCCGGCTAAAGCCAACAAGCCGGCCGCGAGGAACCCGAGATGGATCGCCTTGAAGACCCGTTCCGGAGGGATCCCGTGAGCCGACCGACCGCCGACGACGCCGGCGAGGATCGCACCCGCCAGACTGACGCCTGTGGCCATGCCCAGCAGCCGCGACGTGGCGAGGATTCCCGAAGCGATCCCCTTCCGTCCCGGCGGCGCCGTCCCGAGCATCGCGCTGTTGTTGGGCGTAACGAAAATCGCCACGCCGACTCCCGTCACCACCAGGCCGATCACCGTGAGGTGGAGAGGGGATTCCCCGTTCATTGCGGAAAGGATGAAAAGTCCCGCCGCCAGAATCGCCATGCCCGTAGTAGCGGGAACACGGGAGCCGACGCGATCCGCGATCCTCCCGCTGATGGGAGCCATCACGACCATGGAAAGAAACTGGGCCGTCATGACGATGCCCGCTTTCGCCGCCGAAAAGCCTCGTCCCTGGATGAGGTAAAAGGGGACCAGGAAGAGCACGCTTGCCATGCAGATGTAATTCACAAGGGCGCTCCCCACCGAAAAGGAGAAAAGGCGGTTCCTGAAGAGGGCCAGATGCAGCATGGGAGACTGTACGGTCGTTTCCTGCCGCAGGAACAGGAATCCAAGAGCGGCGCTTCCGGCGAAGACGCCGAGGGTCGGCGCCGAGAGCCACCCCCAGTTGTTCCCGCGGCTCAATGCGACCTGCAAAGCGAGGAAAGCCGCGAGGAAAAGGAAGGCCCCGACCCGATCGAACGTCTCCTCCCGCAACGGCAGGTTTTCCTCTTCGGGGATGTACCGGAGCCCGAACGCGAAGGCGAGCACGCCGACAGGAACGTTCATGAAGAAGATCGTTCGCCATCCCCATTGGTCCGTGAGCCATCCGCCCAGGGAGGGCCCCAGGGCAAGTCCGACGGATGTCATGGCGGCCTGGAGTCCCAACGCCTGTCCGATCCGCGAAGGGTGCACGCTTCCGATGAGGATGGCGGGCGCGGTGGAGACCACGATGGCGGCCCCGATCCCCTGGATGACGCGGGCGGCGATCAGCATCTCCACCGATGGGGAGATCCCGCACAAGACCGACGCCGGTACAAAGACCATGAGCCCGGCAAGATAAACGCGCTTATGTCCCCGGAGGTCCCCCAGGCGCCCGAAAGAGAGAAGCAGCGATCCCATGATCAACAGGTAGGTCGTCGACACCCACTGGATCACCTCGACGGGAACATGGTAGTCCGCCCGAATCACGGGAAGCACGGTGTTCACCACGCTTGCGTCGAGAGCGGACATGCAGGTCCCGAGACCCACGGACAGAAGCACCCGGAGGCCGACGGCATCCATGTTGCTATTCCGCGGCATGAGGTCCGTCAGCGCTCGTGCCCGGCCTTCCA includes:
- a CDS encoding DHA2 family efflux MFS transporter permease subunit; this translates as MNGEGGRFGNAVGAIGASKWIVAITVMLPTLIEIIDTSVANVALDHIRGSLSSGIDESAWVLTSYLVSNAVVIPMTGWLARTFGRKRYLTFSVLLFTFASLLCGSATSLGMLVFFRVLQGIGGGALQPLSQAILLETFPPKEHGMAMAIFGIGIMFGPIAGPLMGGYITDTLSWRWIFYVNIPIGLFAVFMVSMFIHDPPYMKRHGGVKVDVWGIALLTVWVGALQIVVDKGQREDWFHSDFILALSAVAALALLLFVIVELFVAEHPVVDLRAFKNISFTTGNVVMFVAFFNLLGSIVLLPLYAQLLLGYTATLAGLVLSPGGIATLVTMPLVGRFIGRHDPRYPLFLGVAVCALSTWTMSNFSLTADFNALLWPRIYLGIGMGLLFIPLTTLTLSSIPKPQMGNATSIYNLLRNLGGSIGVSFSATMFARRAQVHQSRMVEHLTAMDEGLRSAVAKGQALLPSRGVPEAMAGNTTLGRIYGELVRQATMMGFNDAFYILSLMMACVLPLLFLLRRPAHQAAPNSGH
- a CDS encoding HlyD family secretion protein, with protein sequence MAENGAEAVVPKNGGRKRKAIGLFLLVLAATVISGFAYWRYRQTHVSTDDAYIDGRIHLISARVQGTVAEVRVRDNQPVRAGDPLLRIDPEPFAVRESGAASAVTAGVGDVAAARADLVAARADVTAAIKDMEGAKAQLAQLSAGIEAARARTSLTAARRSQASRDAARMKQLFDRQVISREAVEKAQTDSEVAKAQDDVAKEELRLAEAAIPTQKALIAQREAVISQRQSVATQREARIRQQEAQVRQRESALSEARLLRRYTEVLSPADGYVTRKGVEAGQVVSPGQSLLAVAALDNVWVMANFKETDIERIRPGQEVEIRIDTYKGRKFRGTVDSIMAGTGSAFALFPPENASGNYVKVVQRVPVKIALSRGEDPGHILRIGMSVVPTILVR
- a CDS encoding TolC family protein; translation: MKRRAWIPPVAALITLSAIVSGALAADNTAVPPAGTAPASVTWTIDQVADIALRNHPLVRQSDAETAAAAARKGQAESPWYPSVILSTGYSRTRSFSVQSEKSLTAPNEFLRGDLSVLLTDFGRTSASVNRSDALLSATRETGVTVREDVAYAAKVGYFNVLRAGRNLEVKRETLRQRESLLKQAEAFFEAGIRAKIEVARTEANLYDARAQLSQAENDVRVARITLLNRMGVEGPANFLLSDSLAAETIPGTVPDWIAEAERNRPELKALRERERAAAQAVRFARGGYFPVLAGAAGFGYGGDEAPLDQNYTVGVTLSVPLFSGFLTREQVKEAEASLSSVRHELTDVRRRVLLQVEQAAYGVSEASERIGARKKEREASDENLRLATARYEVGVGSIIEMIDAQVQMTQADTATIDAQYDYSVSVATLLRAVGR
- a CDS encoding aldehyde dehydrogenase family protein; amino-acid sequence: MTPYDERYRKILDLGESIRAHREEFIRRAVKDIQFTRRDTALEVDTSLNRLKMYAEAKPLLEGRRPLGGEGSTVALMLSYNGSAWLNTAITSIYMVGNRVSVKFSSKGSSLSRLTESIYRPIFGDDVRFSRESGKKVLEEALKDPAVSAVVVFGSDVNFLAYESAFRESGKKMVFEGAGQDPFIVFPDADLDLALSDLVTAKFMYSGQTCTAPKRIFIHRSIYGEFLERFVERTAKLVVGPPEDPRTEISPVASRLAVSRIREQLKEAVAMGAKVAYGGKIEGNLIHPTVVRDATDVMSGMREEVFGPVAFTTPFDMKEEVVRRAKDHKYGLRAALFGGKEAEEAAGELAGEPYCHPVPAYTFGKFGTVALNRTRTDSWKGAFVVKAVGGYGYSGWIWETVDGGFRIKQGPKLLSIETSVSGTGNPFTP
- a CDS encoding MFS transporter; protein product: MPRNSNMDAVGLRVLLSVGLGTCMSALDASVVNTVLPVIRADYHVPVEVIQWVSTTYLLIMGSLLLSFGRLGDLRGHKRVYLAGLMVFVPASVLCGISPSVEMLIAARVIQGIGAAIVVSTAPAILIGSVHPSRIGQALGLQAAMTSVGLALGPSLGGWLTDQWGWRTIFFMNVPVGVLAFAFGLRYIPEEENLPLREETFDRVGAFLFLAAFLALQVALSRGNNWGWLSAPTLGVFAGSAALGFLFLRQETTVQSPMLHLALFRNRLFSFSVGSALVNYICMASVLFLVPFYLIQGRGFSAAKAGIVMTAQFLSMVVMAPISGRIADRVGSRVPATTGMAILAAGLFILSAMNGESPLHLTVIGLVVTGVGVAIFVTPNNSAMLGTAPPGRKGIASGILATSRLLGMATGVSLAGAILAGVVGGRSAHGIPPERVFKAIHLGFLAAGLLALAGTVLTAARSEGRTH